The following coding sequences lie in one Carassius carassius chromosome 1, fCarCar2.1, whole genome shotgun sequence genomic window:
- the nudt1 gene encoding oxidized purine nucleoside triphosphate hydrolase, translating into MLTNKLLTLVLVVQPGRVLLGMKKRGFGAGKWNGFGGKVQPGETIEQAARRELLEESGLTVDTLHKIGNIKFEFIGETELLDVHVFRADAYKGEPTESDEMRPQWFDTDKIPFGQMWADDVLWFPLMLQKKKFLGYFKFHGHDVIVEQKLEEVEDV; encoded by the exons ATGTTGACTAATAAACTGCTGACCCTGGTGCTGGTGGTGCAGCCCGGCCGGGTGTTGTTGGGCATGAAGAAAAGAGGCTTTGGAGCTGGCAAGTGGAATGGGTTTGGAGGGAAAGTCCAGCCAGGAGAGACCATAGAGCAGGCGGCCAGACG GGAGCTGCTAGAGGAAAGTGGCCTCACCGTTGACACCCTCCACAAGATTGGCAATATCAAATTTGAGTTTATTGGGGAAACAGAATTGCTGGATGTCCACGTTTTTAGAGCTGACGCCTATAAAGGAGAGCCAACCGAATCAGACG AGATGAGGCCGCAGTGGTTTGACACAGATAAAATACCTTTCGGCCAGATGTGGGCAGATGATGTCCTGTGGTTCCCACTGATGCTTCAGAAAAAGAAGTTCTTGGGATATTTTAAATTCCACGGTCACGATGTGATAGTGGAGCAGAAACTGGAGGAAGTGGAGGATGTGTGA